The Gadus macrocephalus chromosome 13, ASM3116895v1 genome includes a window with the following:
- the tasora gene encoding protein TASOR isoform X3, with translation MEDARSGRRNPSAAGSNVSNRSAADSQDGGLSPSCGSPTASDHRGSEVIDLLSCPETKLSERKSSASNPVHLRHMPMEPLKFHIPRKNKETRALFQYVSSESREFEDMLTILTSSYKDSSSSLCFTYSKPRLVHNAVLEGQFVEKRKEMKSEGRTENELEESYCFLLADAVKLPWMCEKGLLTGHSWVTALGNPSKGVYLSKFSDLLQNNPFSPGSSGEILIFKVMKGKVKSIYESMSKNLLDPTPRFDSHVSKNASKVTSLTSYRAFELTQQYFYEYWFDEVRPQPRQVCPYAVVSYSFKGKDTPLPSKPLPPLRLNSQSAGGSKERAQFVVWSGALVKGEQHLLHLSLLSFSPPLLPCSLPEKLEIDWLMSLNHVTEHLPASLFCWNLYTGSHEVVKSGWFCSLLEASERRGSGPDASKLLLQLEERKLVLLCPLPDSGFLILLSSVQMAAPPERPALWKRCLQALFVFPESRDMARPRGCPSSYDATGLVPRGVELGQFVPALHHALVKARANPPTELAAGVERQAGLYLAGRRDRTVRAYPTPVYDCKLDDRGKLFPAPKHHRLNMEGYLRSYLYSPVFYQLPLGHANRLLELHPPPDEEEPEGAEPLTEPGAEPVPEHTIPLKVFKRSSVRDPRTAGAREEEAPQGRKRSLEELTDPSLKRICQGEEPGACLTADSSPKPAPGCSLSSVIGSGVLKDVDLRRDGPEAANKLLNILSGLNQHSEAAIQSGAEEEARDRLAGRLGLPDSGDLDLRKHQELEVQTGGSVSSMEGFSPGSHTGELTPQAAAQEEEEEEKERRGGGDKEHLIPWVLIPITGVCCDKYSQQQVHTPRDPRLSQTARDPSNSTGAPSTVPPSSPELSIPTSPPPSTPPGPFTTCPFNELQTGSVEVQLPPPAPWQPAGVASQNMDTTPFLAETTHTPSPYNSPQHKEVVEQREEMALLEEEEEKEEEEEVVRMESSKHEREEPRAPAVASPSPAPLLLEDVDGIVMENLGVFSLDIQHLLQEVNITCSARPHTLRTNPRHRTVSTEHKPSTARTHSVEHSPSTAFARSVEHTPSTEPIPPAAPSRRLAGFSQYVSLFSTSTPIQEFVCSLRNDMSSLLQDTQATGTDSLANSSLAEVCRTETNVTLASSISDFLAGMRASANDGSGSICSSSEPLGHNVMSSAKEVESGPSSGSGFSTPLLQPLTEHPPPCEARPQPLLGPTQPSWCPQQPPGLLGNSSSTIGSSLVDADGEGSLSVLRDRPCPDPVPEPDPIPDPDSGLGLCQAPPPGAISSLISQLQPEVFSNLVEIIKDVKRNSVQFYVHNSEPEDLLYDQIRGNEQGNAPWPVVPCPGGAAWAPCPPGSWPGPPSPRRPGGKRTGVCCETCHKPEGETMLFLQRDLLIGKTGVCPTCIVTVGGKKWDMFLGAIPGPITWGEGVHEPGDFPEPCIKGFLIGASEEPNPMQWRRMQGISMDVQRGEICRWYVTDERGGGIEQGWVRVGGQLSLVLSRNWRGARLPSAFSRDPFTLVLKKKTSPRPRRENRGTVGEPKRANKDEPRRGHDKRNISHDRAERGAMESKRKLPKPRQTPTRYTHSPSGKATTDTDRKKKRRRK, from the exons ATGGAGGACGCACGTAGTGGACGGAGAAACCCGTCTGCCGCGGGGAGTAACGTTAGCAACAGATCTGCCGCCGACAGCCAAGATGGCGGACTGAGTCCCAGTTGTGGGTCTCCAACGGCTTCAGATCACCGAGGGTCCGAGGTTATAGACCTTCTGAGTTGCCCGGAAACCAAGCTGTCGGAGAGAAAGTCCTCGGCCTCGAACCCGGTGCACCTCAGACACATGCCCATGGAGCCGCTCAAGTTCCACATCCCGAGGAAGAACAAGGAGACGAGAG ctCTGTTCCAGTATGTGTCAAGCGAGTCCAGGGAGTTTGAGGACATGCTGACCATCCTAACGTCCAGCTACAAGGACAGCAGCTCCTCACTCTGCTTCACCTACAGCAAGCCTAGACTGGTGCACAATGCTGTGCTGGAgggacag tttgtggaGAAAAGAAAGGAGATGAAGAGTGAAGGGAGGACGGAGAACGAGCTGGAGGAGAGCTACTGCTTCTTATTAGCTGATGCTGTCAAg CTGCCGTGGATGTGTGAGAAGGGCTTGTTGACGGGACATAGCTGGGTCACGGCTCTGGGGAACCCCAGTAAAG GAGTGTATCTGTCAAAGTTCTCTGACCTGCTCCAGAACAACCCCTTCAGCCCTGGCTCCTCTGGGGAGATCCTCATCTTCAAGGTCATGAAG gggaagGTGAAGAGCATCTATGAAAGTATGTCTAAGAACCTCCTGGACCCCACACCGCGCTTCGACAGCCATGTTTCCAAAAATGCCAGCAAGGTCACCTCACTGACCTCGTACCGTGCCTTCGAGCTCACACAG CAATACTTCTACGAGTATTGGTTCGACGAGGTGAGACCGCAGCCCCGACAGGTGTGTCCCTACGCTGTGGTCTCTTACTCGTTCAAAGGAAAAGATACCCCGCTCCCAagcaagcccctcccccctctcag AttgaacagccaatcagcaggcgGTAGTAAAG agcGTGCTCAGTTTGTGGTGTGGAGCGGGGCCCTGGTGAAAGGAGAACAGCACCTGCTCcatctctccctgctctccttctcccctcctctcctgccctGCAGCCT ACCAGAAAAGCTGGAGATTGATTGGCTGATGAGTCTGAACCATGTGACCGAGCACCTCCCCGCCTCTCTGTTCTGTTGGAACCTCTACACTGGCAGCCATGAAG tggtgaaGAGCGGCTGGTTCTGTAGTCTGCTGGAGGCGTCGGAGCGGAGGGGCTCGGGACCCGACGCTAGCAAACTACTGCTgcagctggaggagaggaaacTG GTTCTATTATGTCCACTTCCTGATAGTGGCTTCCTAATCCTGCTTTCCAGTGTCCAAATGGCCGCGCCTCCTG AGAGACCAGCCTTGTGGAAGAGATGTCTTCAAGCCCTGTTCGTCTTCCCAGAGTCCAGAGACATGGCTAGACCCA GAGGCTGTCCGTCCTCCTATGATGCCACGGGGCTTGTACCTCGGGGGGTGGAGCTGGGGCAATTCGTCCCAGCGCTCCATCACGCGCTGGTCAAGGCCCGGGCCAACCCCCCAACCGAGCTGGCGGCTGGTGTGGAGAGACAAGCTGGTCTCTACCTGGCCGGCAGGAGGGACCGCACG GTGCGGGCCTACCCCACGCCAGTGTATGACTGTAAGCTGGATGACCGAGGGAAGCTGTTTCCGGCTCCCAAACACCACCGTCTCAACATGGAGGGCTACCTGCGCTCCTACCTCTACAGCCCGGTCTTCTACCAGCTCCCCTTGGGCCACGCCAACCGCCTGCTGGAGCTCCACCCACCTCCCGatgaggaggagccggagggggcggagccactgACGGagccgggggcggagccagtCCCTGAGCACACCATCCCTTTGAAG GTGTTCAAGAGGAGCAGTGTGCGTGACCCCAGGACAGCAGGAGCCCGGGAGGAAGAGGCACcacaggggaggaagaggagtctgGAGGAGCTCACTGACCCATCGCTCAAAAGAATATGCCAAGGGGAAGAGCCAGGAGCGTGTCTAACAG CTGACAGCAGCCCAAAGCCCGCCCCcggctgctctctctcctctgtgatTGGTTCAGGGGTTTTGAAGGACGTGGATCTCCGAAGAGACGGACCTGAGGCTGCCAACAAGCTTCTCAACATTCTTTCAG GTCTCAACCAACACAGTGAAGCAGCCATTCAGAGTGGTGCAGAAGAGGAAGCGCGTGACAGGCTTGCTGGCAGGCTGGGTCTGCCCGACAGCGGTGACCTGGACCTTCGGAAACACCAGGAACTGGAG GTGCAGACTGGTGGAAGTGTGAGCAGCATGGAGGGCTTCAGCCCGGGCTCCCACACTGGGGAGTTGACTCCTCAAGCAGCGgcccaggaagaggaagaggaagagaaagagaggaggggaggaggagacaaagAACACCTTATCCCTTGGGTTCTCATCCCCATTACAG GTGTCTGTTGTGACAAGTACAGCCAGCAACAGGTGCATACCCCCCGGGACCCCCGCCTCTCGCAAACGGCCAGGGACCCCAGCAACTCCACTGGGGCCCCTAGCACTgttcccccctcttcccctgaGCTCTCCATccctacctccccccctccttcaacCCCCCCAGGACCTTTCACCACCTGTCCCTTTAACGAGCTCCAGACTGGCTCTGTCGAGGTCCAATtaccgccccccgccccctggcaACCGGCAG GTGTTGCCAGCCAGAACATGGATACAACCCCTTTTCTTGCGGAGACCACGCACACGCCTTCTCCGTACAACTCTCCACAGCacaaggaggtggtggagcaaAGAGAGGAAATGGcactgttggaggaggaggaggagaaggaggaggaggaggaggtggtgaggatgGAATCATCAAAACACGAGAGGGAGGAGCCCAGAGCCCCGGCCGTCGCCTCCCCTTCCCCTGCTCCCCTTCTCCTCGAGGACGTGGACGGTATTGTGATGGAGAACCTGGGAGTATTTTCCTTGGACATACAGCACCTCCTGCAGGAGGTGAACATCACCTGCAGCGCCCGGCCTCACACACTGCGCACAAACCCCAGGCATCGCACAGTCTCTACGGAGCACAAACCATCgacagcacgcacacactctgtaGAACACAGCCCATCCACAGCGTTTGCACGGTCTGTAGAACACACGCCCTCAACAGAACCCATCCCCCCTGCAGCACCTAGCAGGAGGCTAGCAGGCTTTTCTCAGTACGTGTCATTATTCAGCACCAGCACGCCGATCCAAGAATTTGTTTGCTCTCTGAGGAACGACATGAGCAGCTTACTGCAAGACACTCAGGCTACAGGTACTGATAGCCTGGCTAACTCTAGCCTGGCTGAAGTCTGCAGGACTGAAACCAATGTGACACTAGCTAGCAGTATCTCTGACTTCTTGGCCGGAATGCGAGCTAGTGCAAACGACGGTAGTGGTAGCATTTGCAGTAGCTCAGAACCCCTTGGTCACAACGTGATGTCATCTGCGAAGGAGGTGGAGTCTGGACCCAGCAGTGGGTCAGGCTTCagcactcctctcctccagcccctcACAGAACACCCTCCACCCTGTGAAGCCCGTCCCCAGCCCCTGCTGGGACCCACACAACCCTCCTGGTGTCCCCAGCAACCGCCTgggttgcttggcaacagcagcagtacCATCGGCAGCAGTCTGGTGGATGCAGACGGTGAAGGGAGTCTGTCTGTGCTAAGAGACAGACCCTGCCCTGACCCTGTCCCAGAGCCTGACCCTATCCCTGACCCTGACTCGGGCCTGGGCCTGTGCCAGGCTCCCCCGCCAGGAGCCATCAGCTCCCTGATCAGCCAACTGCAGCCAGAGGTGTTCAGCAATCTTGTGGAGATCATCAAGGACGTGAAGAGGAACTCGGTCCAGTTCTACGTACACAACTCTGAGCCAGAAGACCTGCTCTACGACCAAATCAGG GGCAATGAGCAGGGCAATGCACCATGGCCTGTCGTACCATGCCCAGGGGGTGCTGCCTGGGCCCCTTGCCCGCCTGGTTCCTGGCCTGGGCCCCCATCTCCCCGGCGGCCTGGGGGGAAGCGAACCGGGGTCTGCTGTGAGACGTGCCATAAGCCTGAAGGGGAGACCATGTTGTTTTTGCAGCGGGATCTCCTGATTGGCAAAACAGGCGTTTGCCCCACTTGTATTGTGACAGTTGGAGGGAAGAAGTGGGATATGTTCTTGGGGGCCATCCCAGGGCCAATCACTTGGGGCGAGGGAGTCCACGAGCCAGGGGACTTTCCCGAACCTTGCATCAAGGGTTTTCTTATCGGTGCGTCTGAGGAGCCCAACCCCATGCAGTGGCGGAGGATGCAGGGTATTAGCATGGACGTTCAAAGGGGGGAGATATGCAGGTGGTATGTTACTGATGAGCGAGGTGGCGGCATAGAACAGGGCTGGGTCAGGGTTGGCGGACAGCTCAGTCTGGTTCTGAGCAGGAACTGGAGAGGAGCTAGGTTACCCTCAGCATTCTCTCGTGATCCTTTTACCTTGGTGCTGAAAAAGAAAACTTCTCCGAGACCCCGTCGGGAAAATAGGGGCACGGTTGGGGAGCCGAAAAGGGCCAACAAGGATGAGCCACGACGTGGTCATGACAAGAGGAATATCAGTCATGACAGAGCGGAACGGGGGGCCATGGAGAGCAAAAGGAAGCTGCCCAAACCTCGGCAGACCCCTACACGGTATACCCATTCCCCCAGTGGCAAGGCAACCACAGACACTGataggaagaaaaaaagaagaaggaagtaG
- the arhgef3 gene encoding rho guanine nucleotide exchange factor 3 isoform X1, with amino-acid sequence MGCCLFVHHRKKRKQQREVDSLSLCSLDINEPSTKRTRSISKVSSLISLLPPVKTAPLKRIGQTLQRSISFRNDRRTEAPAPSQPWPRPSVTQTRPLATGAAASSSKRRDSKLWSETFDTGHGTPQMLSPQDIRRQEAIFELAQGEQDLVEDLHLARKAYHDPMLKLSIMTEQELNQIFGTLNSLIPLHEDLLCQLRDARNPDGSTELVGPILTHWLPCLRQYTGYCSKQLAAKSLLDRRKQDPRVEDFLLRCLQSPFSRKLDLWNFLDIPRSRLVKYPLLLREIQKHTANEHPDKPYLDQAVSMVQGLLSDINQRTGEAECQYFKERLVYGQKSWRDGMVECSTTLCCHGELKNTRGVKLHVFLFQDALVITRSSSLNDQPISYQLCHQPIPIQQLVLEDLQDGEMRVGGSIRGAFSNNERSKNFLRLSSPRGQQSHCLQASDAFNKQQWINCIRLAKEAAVLDVEPLEAGPSAKAGAEPIEDIKAAAELEGVDYGSREEKQEEEEEESCEERGRRVGAGISSSSHSEEEVMEEDHAPLQEEAGQASDYPEKHAPQLIRRGLSCDDIAG; translated from the exons ATGGGCTGTTGTCTATTTGTTCACCACCGG AAGAAAAGGAAGCAGCAGAGGGAGGTGGATTCGTTGAGTCTCTGCAGTCTGGACATCAAT gagcCCAGTACTAAGAGGACTAGGTCTATCTCTAAAGTCTCCTCCCTCATCAGCCTCCTGCCTCCTGTTAAAACTGCTCCCCTGAAACGGATTGGTCAGACCCTGCAG cgCTCCATCAGTTTTCGTAATGACAGGCGTACAGAGGCCCCGGCCCCCTCTCaaccctggccccgcccctctgtGACTCAGACACGGCCCTTGGCCACGGGGGCGGCGGCCTCCAGCAGTAAGAGGCGAGACAGCAAACTGTGGAGCGAGACGTTTGATACAGGACACGGGACCCCCCAGATGCTGAGCCCCCAGGACATACGCAGACAGGag gcTATCTTTGAGCTGGCGCAGGGCGAGCAAGACCTCGTAGAAGATCTGCATCTGGCACGAAAG gccTACCATGATCCCATGCTGAAGCTGTCCATCATGACCGAACAAGAGCTGAACCAAATCTTTGGCACCTTAAACTCACTCATACCACTGCACGaag ATCTGCTGTGTCAACTCCGAGACGCCAGAAACCCTGACGGATCTACAGAGTTGGTGGGACCCATCCTCACACACTGG CTGCCCTGTCTGAGGCAGTACACAGGCTACTGCAGTAAACAGCTGGCCGCTAAGTCTCTGCTCGACCGGCGGAAGCAGGACCCTCGCGTGGAGGACTTCCTGCTACGGTGCCTCCAGTCGCCCTTCAGCAGGAAGTTGGACCTCTGGAACTTCCTGGACATCCCTCGCAGCCGATTGGTCAAATACCCGCTGCTGCTACGGGAGATTCAGAAGCACACGGCCAATGAGCATCCAGACAAACCGTACCTGGACCAGGCG gtcaGTATGGTCCAGGGTCTCCTGTCAGACATCAACCAGAGGACAGGGGAGGCGGAGTGTCAGTACTTTAAGGAGCGCTTGGTTTACGGGCAGAAAAGCTGGAGGGACGGGATGGTAGAATGCTCCACAACactctgttgccatggagaaCTGAAGAACACCAGGGGGGTG aaacTGCATGTATTTCTGTTCCAGGATGCCCTAGTTATTACCAGGTCCTCCTCACTCAACGACCAGCCAATCAGCTATCAGCTCTGCCACCAGCCAATCCCCATCCAGCAGCTGGTGCTGGAGGACCTACAGGACGGAGAGATGAGAGTGGGCGGGTCCATACGAGGAGCTTTCAGCAACAATGAACGCA GTAAGAACTTCTTACGTCTTTCGTCCCCTAGAGGACAGCAAAGTCACTGTCTCCAGGCCAGCGATGCCTTCAACAAGCAGCAGTGGATCAACTGCATCCGCCTGGCCAAGGAGGCAGCCGTCTTAGATGTGGAGCCTCTGGAGGCGGGGCCATCAGCCaaggcaggggcggagcctatTGAAGATATTAAAGCAGCGGCGGAGCTGGAAGGAGTGGATTATGGTTCCAGAGAGGAgaagcaggaagaggaagaggaggagagttgtgaagagagggggaggcgtgTGGGGGCAgggatctcctcctcctcccacagtgaagaggaggtgatggaagaGGACCACGCCCCTCTCCAAGAGGAGGCGGGGCAAGCATCCGACTACCCTGAAAAACATGCCCCACAGCTAATCAGAAGAGGACTTTCTTGTGATGACATTGCAGGGTAG
- the arhgef3 gene encoding rho guanine nucleotide exchange factor 3 isoform X3: MGCCLFVHHRKKRKQQREVDSLSLCSLDINEPSTKRTRSISKVSSLISLLPPVKTAPLKRIGQTLQTRPLATGAAASSSKRRDSKLWSETFDTGHGTPQMLSPQDIRRQEAIFELAQGEQDLVEDLHLARKAYHDPMLKLSIMTEQELNQIFGTLNSLIPLHEDLLCQLRDARNPDGSTELVGPILTHWLPCLRQYTGYCSKQLAAKSLLDRRKQDPRVEDFLLRCLQSPFSRKLDLWNFLDIPRSRLVKYPLLLREIQKHTANEHPDKPYLDQAVSMVQGLLSDINQRTGEAECQYFKERLVYGQKSWRDGMVECSTTLCCHGELKNTRGVKLHVFLFQDALVITRSSSLNDQPISYQLCHQPIPIQQLVLEDLQDGEMRVGGSIRGAFSNNERSKNFLRLSSPRGQQSHCLQASDAFNKQQWINCIRLAKEAAVLDVEPLEAGPSAKAGAEPIEDIKAAAELEGVDYGSREEKQEEEEEESCEERGRRVGAGISSSSHSEEEVMEEDHAPLQEEAGQASDYPEKHAPQLIRRGLSCDDIAG, translated from the exons ATGGGCTGTTGTCTATTTGTTCACCACCGG AAGAAAAGGAAGCAGCAGAGGGAGGTGGATTCGTTGAGTCTCTGCAGTCTGGACATCAAT gagcCCAGTACTAAGAGGACTAGGTCTATCTCTAAAGTCTCCTCCCTCATCAGCCTCCTGCCTCCTGTTAAAACTGCTCCCCTGAAACGGATTGGTCAGACCCTGCAG ACACGGCCCTTGGCCACGGGGGCGGCGGCCTCCAGCAGTAAGAGGCGAGACAGCAAACTGTGGAGCGAGACGTTTGATACAGGACACGGGACCCCCCAGATGCTGAGCCCCCAGGACATACGCAGACAGGag gcTATCTTTGAGCTGGCGCAGGGCGAGCAAGACCTCGTAGAAGATCTGCATCTGGCACGAAAG gccTACCATGATCCCATGCTGAAGCTGTCCATCATGACCGAACAAGAGCTGAACCAAATCTTTGGCACCTTAAACTCACTCATACCACTGCACGaag ATCTGCTGTGTCAACTCCGAGACGCCAGAAACCCTGACGGATCTACAGAGTTGGTGGGACCCATCCTCACACACTGG CTGCCCTGTCTGAGGCAGTACACAGGCTACTGCAGTAAACAGCTGGCCGCTAAGTCTCTGCTCGACCGGCGGAAGCAGGACCCTCGCGTGGAGGACTTCCTGCTACGGTGCCTCCAGTCGCCCTTCAGCAGGAAGTTGGACCTCTGGAACTTCCTGGACATCCCTCGCAGCCGATTGGTCAAATACCCGCTGCTGCTACGGGAGATTCAGAAGCACACGGCCAATGAGCATCCAGACAAACCGTACCTGGACCAGGCG gtcaGTATGGTCCAGGGTCTCCTGTCAGACATCAACCAGAGGACAGGGGAGGCGGAGTGTCAGTACTTTAAGGAGCGCTTGGTTTACGGGCAGAAAAGCTGGAGGGACGGGATGGTAGAATGCTCCACAACactctgttgccatggagaaCTGAAGAACACCAGGGGGGTG aaacTGCATGTATTTCTGTTCCAGGATGCCCTAGTTATTACCAGGTCCTCCTCACTCAACGACCAGCCAATCAGCTATCAGCTCTGCCACCAGCCAATCCCCATCCAGCAGCTGGTGCTGGAGGACCTACAGGACGGAGAGATGAGAGTGGGCGGGTCCATACGAGGAGCTTTCAGCAACAATGAACGCA GTAAGAACTTCTTACGTCTTTCGTCCCCTAGAGGACAGCAAAGTCACTGTCTCCAGGCCAGCGATGCCTTCAACAAGCAGCAGTGGATCAACTGCATCCGCCTGGCCAAGGAGGCAGCCGTCTTAGATGTGGAGCCTCTGGAGGCGGGGCCATCAGCCaaggcaggggcggagcctatTGAAGATATTAAAGCAGCGGCGGAGCTGGAAGGAGTGGATTATGGTTCCAGAGAGGAgaagcaggaagaggaagaggaggagagttgtgaagagagggggaggcgtgTGGGGGCAgggatctcctcctcctcccacagtgaagaggaggtgatggaagaGGACCACGCCCCTCTCCAAGAGGAGGCGGGGCAAGCATCCGACTACCCTGAAAAACATGCCCCACAGCTAATCAGAAGAGGACTTTCTTGTGATGACATTGCAGGGTAG
- the arhgef3 gene encoding rho guanine nucleotide exchange factor 3 isoform X2: MGCCLFVHHRKKRKQQREVDSLSLCSLDINEPSTKRTRSISKVSSLISLLPPVKTAPLKRIGQTLQRSISFRNDRRTEAPAPSQPWPRPSVTQTRPLATGAAASSSKRRDSKLWSETFDTGHGTPQMLSPQDIRRQEAIFELAQGEQDLVEDLHLARKAYHDPMLKLSIMTEQELNQIFGTLNSLIPLHEDLLCQLRDARNPDGSTELVGPILTHWLPCLRQYTGYCSKQLAAKSLLDRRKQDPRVEDFLLRCLQSPFSRKLDLWNFLDIPRSRLVKYPLLLREIQKHTANEHPDKPYLDQAVSMVQGLLSDINQRTGEAECQYFKERLVYGQKSWRDGMVECSTTLCCHGELKNTRGVDALVITRSSSLNDQPISYQLCHQPIPIQQLVLEDLQDGEMRVGGSIRGAFSNNERSKNFLRLSSPRGQQSHCLQASDAFNKQQWINCIRLAKEAAVLDVEPLEAGPSAKAGAEPIEDIKAAAELEGVDYGSREEKQEEEEEESCEERGRRVGAGISSSSHSEEEVMEEDHAPLQEEAGQASDYPEKHAPQLIRRGLSCDDIAG; this comes from the exons ATGGGCTGTTGTCTATTTGTTCACCACCGG AAGAAAAGGAAGCAGCAGAGGGAGGTGGATTCGTTGAGTCTCTGCAGTCTGGACATCAAT gagcCCAGTACTAAGAGGACTAGGTCTATCTCTAAAGTCTCCTCCCTCATCAGCCTCCTGCCTCCTGTTAAAACTGCTCCCCTGAAACGGATTGGTCAGACCCTGCAG cgCTCCATCAGTTTTCGTAATGACAGGCGTACAGAGGCCCCGGCCCCCTCTCaaccctggccccgcccctctgtGACTCAGACACGGCCCTTGGCCACGGGGGCGGCGGCCTCCAGCAGTAAGAGGCGAGACAGCAAACTGTGGAGCGAGACGTTTGATACAGGACACGGGACCCCCCAGATGCTGAGCCCCCAGGACATACGCAGACAGGag gcTATCTTTGAGCTGGCGCAGGGCGAGCAAGACCTCGTAGAAGATCTGCATCTGGCACGAAAG gccTACCATGATCCCATGCTGAAGCTGTCCATCATGACCGAACAAGAGCTGAACCAAATCTTTGGCACCTTAAACTCACTCATACCACTGCACGaag ATCTGCTGTGTCAACTCCGAGACGCCAGAAACCCTGACGGATCTACAGAGTTGGTGGGACCCATCCTCACACACTGG CTGCCCTGTCTGAGGCAGTACACAGGCTACTGCAGTAAACAGCTGGCCGCTAAGTCTCTGCTCGACCGGCGGAAGCAGGACCCTCGCGTGGAGGACTTCCTGCTACGGTGCCTCCAGTCGCCCTTCAGCAGGAAGTTGGACCTCTGGAACTTCCTGGACATCCCTCGCAGCCGATTGGTCAAATACCCGCTGCTGCTACGGGAGATTCAGAAGCACACGGCCAATGAGCATCCAGACAAACCGTACCTGGACCAGGCG gtcaGTATGGTCCAGGGTCTCCTGTCAGACATCAACCAGAGGACAGGGGAGGCGGAGTGTCAGTACTTTAAGGAGCGCTTGGTTTACGGGCAGAAAAGCTGGAGGGACGGGATGGTAGAATGCTCCACAACactctgttgccatggagaaCTGAAGAACACCAGGGGGGTG GATGCCCTAGTTATTACCAGGTCCTCCTCACTCAACGACCAGCCAATCAGCTATCAGCTCTGCCACCAGCCAATCCCCATCCAGCAGCTGGTGCTGGAGGACCTACAGGACGGAGAGATGAGAGTGGGCGGGTCCATACGAGGAGCTTTCAGCAACAATGAACGCA GTAAGAACTTCTTACGTCTTTCGTCCCCTAGAGGACAGCAAAGTCACTGTCTCCAGGCCAGCGATGCCTTCAACAAGCAGCAGTGGATCAACTGCATCCGCCTGGCCAAGGAGGCAGCCGTCTTAGATGTGGAGCCTCTGGAGGCGGGGCCATCAGCCaaggcaggggcggagcctatTGAAGATATTAAAGCAGCGGCGGAGCTGGAAGGAGTGGATTATGGTTCCAGAGAGGAgaagcaggaagaggaagaggaggagagttgtgaagagagggggaggcgtgTGGGGGCAgggatctcctcctcctcccacagtgaagaggaggtgatggaagaGGACCACGCCCCTCTCCAAGAGGAGGCGGGGCAAGCATCCGACTACCCTGAAAAACATGCCCCACAGCTAATCAGAAGAGGACTTTCTTGTGATGACATTGCAGGGTAG